In Mytilus trossulus isolate FHL-02 chromosome 10, PNRI_Mtr1.1.1.hap1, whole genome shotgun sequence, the DNA window tacacttgacaaaaaacatttttgatcattgagaagcttaatattccttttacaacacaacgtaattaaaacgtttaggtgactttacagagttatctccctgtagtgttaggtaccaccttaaatcacGAAAGGTCTTCTTGTATGTTCCATACCAAACaattatgtacatatacatgaaaaccatttgaatattattttcaaattcgtCCAGAACAAAACTGTAAAACTACCAGGATATAATAACATAAAGATTAATGCTTATTTTTATTGCTAAAAATGCATAACAGTAAATTATTTCAATGATTTGAGTtttcataccatcataaaatccGCAGCTGTTAGTATATACAAATGCTGGTGATAATATCTAAgagaacaaatatataaaaagtggtttgatatatataatttctttttcagtGATGTTGAAGCTAAATCTTTACAGATTCAGATTGAACAAACtattaataaagatatattgCCTATTGATGTACTTCAAAACAGGCAAAGTAAAATGAGGACTCCTAAGTCAAGGTCACGAAGATCGTCTCCATATCCTCATATTGCAGAAAATCCAGACTACACCGGACTCCCAACTTCCGATCGAATCGAGTACGTCCCGGATATCAGTTCTCAGGAATACGTTAACTCCATACAAACTTgtgaaaattttgataaatatagtGGAATATATGGACcacaatttaatataaatttcatatctGAAATGTTACCATATCAGAACTACCATCGGTTAGCTGATGAAAAATTTCAATACAAACTTAGTGACCAAAATAAGTTACATCATTTCGGATATCAAAATGGCTACCAACTCAGTATTAATGACGTCAGCAGTCCTCGTCTGACTCATTATGGTGAAAGTACAGATACACCATCGACCTCTCCTCATTTTGACTATCGAAATTTAAATCCATGTTCAAGGAGTAGTAGTCGAGAGACGTCTTTCGGAACTGCTCAAGGATACAACTGCCCATATAGTAATAGATCTGAGTCGTCCGTTTCTGATGTTGATGTAGTCAACGAAGAAGCCGACAAACGAAATTCAAAtcatcaaaacaaatatgacagtaTCTATGATTCTCCCCGAGTGAAAGAAGAAACATTTGGATCTCCCAAAAAATCATTGGAAGTGCAAAACAGGACTTCTCCGCATAGAGATACAGTTCAACAATCTGTTATAATGAGACGATCCGATTACTGTGTAGAATCGGAGAAAACTGATATCACTCCACCTACCGGAGACCTAAATCAAAACAATCAAGATGCATCTAAGTGCTCTGGATCTAATAGTAGCTGCTATATCAATGATCCAACCTCTTGCAATAAATATGCTGAAATACGTGCCATAAATGACAAAGCTCTAAACACACAAGACATTTATTCTCACTGTCTTAGGGCTGCATGTGCTTATGATTCTTATAATTCAAATTATGAGCAATCATCAATAGCCTCGAGCCCAAGACAGTATCCAATGGTACCTCAAGCCGGATATACCAGTGTTATAGTAGATGCCCAGCAATATAACATAACGAACGGTTTTGTACATTAAATCATGCAAAGTTTGTAATGGGAAGACAATTGATCTTCGGTGCTTGCAATCAATGATAACCGTTGCAATATTTGCAGTATTATAATATTTGCGAAGATATTCTCTATTTATTCTAGAAAAAGAGTCTAAACGATATCATGTTTCAAAAGTCAAACAATCCAATGGCCgagcaaatatatttttatatttgttaaatatttgtattagtTTTTATCCGTTCTGATGATAAATGTATTCTTGTTAAACAATTTCATGATCATTAGAAGACCATTAAAATTGTCCATGCGAATAAGAATATCAGATAGGATGCAGTAAGAaagatgttttataaattttccgTCGACATTTACCACGGTTTTATTAAATGAAGAAAGGGAATCGAAATATCAACATTGTTATcagatttgttatttttatagaagtactagaaaaaaaacatttgaaacgGATTTTCAAAAAGTGACAAAATCATGTTTCAACCCTTGCAATCAATTTGAAAGAGTTCACCATCTATTTATTTCTcgtaaatttcattttttcatttagcAATGCAAGAATAGTATAAGTACGATTGTTCCTTTCATCTCATGAATATTAAAATCCGTGTTGAAAGTTTAAGTACTTTTAGAGCTCAGTTGTACcctcaatacatttttttttatcgatggTTGCAAAAACGCTGCAATACTattattttaaccattttaacCCTAGCATGTCTAGTGCAATTGTACTTACACAGTTATATTATACACATTTATACAGAATACAAGATTATGTGTGAATTGTCTGTTGTTActtgtaaattgttatcaataaattattaatgTTTGAAGCAGGAAAACgtgtcatacttttttttacatatttaatgtCTTACACAGTCAACTGGTGAATACCCAAATGTAAATGGCGTCAACTATACCGCAACATCACAAGTATAACTTCAAAGTTTATGCTGAACTCTAAAACTCTGGATCTCTAGAACTATGAACCtgtaaactatttttttgtgCGTTAGGTTACTTTACAAGAACTTCGACCAAACACCATTGTccaagttttataaatacataaatgatATCAGTTATATCCTCGAGTCAAAGTTTATAGAGTAGTGTAGTGAAAGTTAGTAACCTTTTGTGTAGTTTGCTGAAAACAACCAGGGGACAACACCCGCCAATCTTCGTTGGAATAGCCTTAGATTTGTCtctaataaactcatcagaaatacaaggattgaaattttaaatctacgccagacgtgcgtttcgtctacataaggctcatcagtgacgctcgaataaaaaaatgttaaagaggccaaataaagtacgaaggtATATAAGCTTCTGACGtcatgcaaaaagtaaaatcacaaaaatactaaactcagaggaaaatcaaatcggaaagtccataatcacatggcaaaatcaattgacaaaacacatcaaaaacgaatggacaagaactgtcatattcctgacttggtacaggcattctcaaatgtagaaaattgtggtttaaacctggttttatagcgctaaacctctcattttgttgacagtctcgtcaaattccgttatatttacaatgatgtgtGAAATTAACAcacataatacataaaatagtcaaaatatgggtacagcagtcaacaatTACTCTTTAATAATGacgtcaaatgttttaaatcgTGATGCAATATTAAAGGttgacaaatttgcatacaattGTAAATACGTCTATTGCTGTTGTTTAAAAACCaactattattttaaatatcgtTAATCTTAGTTGTTCGGtgttaataaacaaaaaattttgaaaattgatatgCAAAACTGTATTATCGAACAACTTGATTGCCATTTTCAAATTACGAAACTCTTATATTTTAACAAGTTAATCAATACCTACTGTTTTTGGTACTGCCATgatttattacaatatttttaaaattatttttttaatataaagtaaaataaaataaaaaataccgaattgcaatggaaatttaaatgcaaagtcctttataaaatggttaaaatcgaaagctcaaacacatcttacgaatttaaaacaaagtcaCATGTTCCTTTGATCTTGTTTCTCTTGTCTTGTTCGGTTGTCTTACATACTTAGCTTTGAAACTGATCCAGAAACGAGCTTCAAAAAGTGGTGTTCTCATTCACTTATATGCAATACACTTTGACAAAGGGagaatactttttatttataaattaaaactgATATAAATGTTGTTGAActgattaaaaaagaaagacgAAAGACACCATACGGATATGAAAATTCATGGGTCGGAAAAAACTGACCAGCCATAGCTaaaaaaaacgaacaaaaaGAGTATactcaacataaaaaaaaactgagcaacacgaacccaaccaatgGATGATATAATCctttaatacttaaataaacaaaaggtTTTCATTTTGAATGCTCAATAaagtttctgaaaatatttCGTTGTAGCTCATCAAAACGATCGTAGCTCCACGTGCCATATGTAGTCATGTGAAGGTcaaatactttttaattttatcgaCTTCTAGTTCGTTTTAAGGTTGGTTCCAATGATAGAAAGATATTGGTCACAACCTCGTTATCAGTCATGCTGTTTCACCGAGAAAGAATTAAAGGGATACATATATCTAACCGAGTTGAATCATGTAAAACGTAACATTTCAATCATACTGAActccaaagaaaattcaaaacggaaagtccttatcGAATGGCAAAATCGTcagctcaaacacaccaaaacgaatggacaacaactgtcatattcctgagtATGTATAGGCATTTCCTTGGTTATTAAATGATACATAAAGtctgttttatagctagctagcCTCATACTTGTACGACAGTTATAAAACATTCCATCATGCTGACAAGAATATGTGAGCAATCTAATCATGCATAATATGTCAAAACGTCAGAAGTTAGATACAGCAGGCAATATTGTGTCATAATCCTAATGACTACAATAACAaacaactatttaaaaaaacgaaaaacaaatgatatacaGACAAAGTacataagcaaaaatgaaagacaagaaaacaaaaatgtcaacaCAATAGCACAACGccaggatgtataaatacatcgTTATGTCAAAAGTATAAGCAAGTATGGACTTAACAGTTAAAGTGGAAACATACAACGAAAAATACAAAGAACACTATAGAACATGATTAAGATGTTACAAAACGTCAGTACCTAAATTCTATACGTCAAGACCGTAAATTATTATATGTGagttgatatgaaatatttatcaacaaagtCATGGTATATTTTGATGAACTAGACAAAGGACGACACGTTATTTGGCATAACCCATAATCATAAGCAaaacactggtgacgttttataAAGTATGAGCTGCAATTTTTAATACCGAATGAGTTGCGAAATGTTGCGAAATGTAAATCCCATATGCAGGTAAAGTGGAATATTGCTGCTAAGGTTGGGGaaattcatatttcaaaattaaaatcgtctcgctTGTAATTGATTTTGGTACTGACATTGACCAAATTCGGGGTACAAGTCTCAAAATGAGGCGGAGAAAAGCTGTGGCTTTAGTTTCATTAATTTCTAGTTCTTAAATATTCTAATGTAACCCAAACAGAAAAGTTTGAATATGTTATGGAAAGAACAGcttcaataaatttgaatgtGAAATCAAGtgatctggcttctttgatcttcttgttttggTAAGTATCTTTTAAtacttatcaaaggtaccaggattataatttgattcgccagacgcgcgtttcgtctacacaagacttattagtgacgctcatatcaaaatatttataaagctacaaagttgaggagcattgaggacccaaaattccaaaaagttgtgccaaatacggctaaaaaAGATAGATGAGCATTATTTGTTTCAgtacaaacatataaaattcgtttatcttttattgatttgattgtcgttttcatttttgactttttaacgTTTGGCTATAACATGatacatttatcttttaaataggGTTACATGGAGACAGATGTAAGGGTTTTCTGGGGAAAATGGTATTTATAGCCTACAGGTCTGTATCGCGAAATATATAGTGAGCGCACTATAGAATAAGCAGTTCGTGTTTGCTTTTGAAAAGCAAAATTTTCTGACCGAAATACACAGCGAACAATAACACTCCTCACATATTTAAATTGTGAATACACATCAactattcaattttcatttactACTGGCGGTGTATAAGGACAAATGaacataatggtttacttttacaaataaaataaggtTGAATAATATCAGATGGAATATGTTTATTGCTAGAGGTTGGTTCTATCTCATCTGCATCATTCAAGTTTGTTCTCCACCTGTAATGATATGAACTGCATTCTGCCAATTAGTATCGTTATTGTTCTGTGCCTTtctgagtgtttttttttctatgctATGCACCATTTTGTAGGACTTAAATTTTTTAACTGCCCGTTGGATTTTTATCTCTCTTTCAGCTTTAACCAAGAAACATAGATTTGAAAATAGATTTAGCAAATCTGTCGTATGGTTtgaaagttataaatttacaacaaatgtACATTTATGCATCCACTTAAGTAAACAGGAATCCGCTGGTATTACGCTACactcaaaatatgaacaaattgtAGTAGTCAGCCGAGAACCAGCTTACCACTTAAAGTGGCTCatgtgtcttcctccatcttggattttgaaGTAACAGATAACGTTGGTATAgatttttgatgaaatgtgcaaattttgagagtAGTGTATAATTAATGTTCAAAACGTTTgatgtaaatatagaaaattgtgtgttttatcataattatggctgtaattttttcaactttgccaaacaaggggaaataactcagATAAAgcaatttgtataataaaaagtGTTGTGAACTAACcttttttaatatgtatcaAGAAAAGAAGTTCGTTGACCCCATTTTTCGTTTTCTTATCTGAAAGCATGGTATAAGAGCTATCTTCtcacattttatcttaaaattctATCATGCAGGTTTTTTTATCACacataatctatacaaaatc includes these proteins:
- the LOC134687035 gene encoding single-minded homolog 2-like, with protein sequence MKDKSKTAARSRREKENAEFYELAKLLPLPSAITSQLDKASIIRLCTSYLKMRSVFPDGLGEAWGHRSPPKSPLEKELGSHLLQTLDGFIFVIAPDGKIMYISETASVHLGLSQVELTGNSVYEYIHPADHDEMTAVLTLAPPYQGHFGHEFEVERSFFIRMKCVLAKRNAGLTCGGYKVIHCSGYLKVKQFNMEISPYDSCYQNVGLVAVGHSLPPSAITEIKMFNNMFMFRASLDLKLIFLDARVAALTGYEPQDLIERTLYHYIHAFDILHMRIAHHTLLLKGQVTTKYYRFLSKNGGWVWIQSYATIVHNSRSSRPHCIVSVNYVLSDVEAKSLQIQIEQTINKDILPIDVLQNRQSKMRTPKSRSRRSSPYPHIAENPDYTGLPTSDRIEYVPDISSQEYVNSIQTCENFDKYSGIYGPQFNINFISEMLPYQNYHRLADEKFQYKLSDQNKLHHFGYQNGYQLSINDVSSPRLTHYGESTDTPSTSPHFDYRNLNPCSRSSSRETSFGTAQGYNCPYSNRSESSVSDVDVVNEEADKRNSNHQNKYDSIYDSPRVKEETFGSPKKSLEVQNRTSPHRDTVQQSVIMRRSDYCVESEKTDITPPTGDLNQNNQDASKCSGSNSSCYINDPTSCNKYAEIRAINDKALNTQDIYSHCLRAACAYDSYNSNYEQSSIASSPRQYPMVPQAGYTSVIVDAQQYNITNGFVH